Within the Telopea speciosissima isolate NSW1024214 ecotype Mountain lineage chromosome 4, Tspe_v1, whole genome shotgun sequence genome, the region TCAGGATGGTATGTTCTGGTTCAGATGGAGGTTTAATTGTTCCATGTCTCATTTGCATTCtgctctcttttattttttcaatagtTCACTGTCCTTTTGTTACGAATTAGGTTATTGAAAGCAAAGGCACAGATTCAATTTCTTCTGGAGATTATTCGAGTTCAGATGCCATCCGTGTATCTGTCTTGGTATGTAATTCttgctatttttatttttgaaatattgttcataattttcttgttttgtttggtgCTTTTGTCCTTGCCTTTgatttatttggatttattttcttcatgGCTAGAATTTGGTGGATTTAGCTGGATCTGAGCGGATTGCAAAAACTGGAGCTGGTGGAGTGCGTTTAAAGGAAGGAAAACACATTAACAAGAGCTTAATGATTCTTGGAAATGTGATATACAAATTAAGTGATGGTGGGAAGCAAaggtacttaattcttttagaAATTGATGAGTTAGGCCCTTCATGAAGTTTTTATACTTAAAACTCGATGTTTGCTGATGCAGGGGGCATATTCCATATCGAGATAGTAAGCTTACCCGTATATTGCAACCTGCTCTTGGGGGTAATGCTAAAACATCTATCATCTGTACAGTAGCTCCAGAAGAGGTAGGTTGTTGGTTGTTTTCTCTATCTGTTTGCATGTTTCATCAACATCATTGCACCATGGATTTGTTATGTTAAATGATTGATGCTCTTAGGTTCACATAGAGGAAACAAAGGGAACTCTTCAGTTTGCCAGTAGAGCTAAACGCATTACAAATTGTGCTCAAGTCAATGAGGTAATTATGTTACATCATGATTTGTTCTACTACTTTTTTTCCAAGATTAGAGTTTTACTGCTTGTCATTTAAACTGGTCTATCTAAAACCTCATGTGATTATTATGCCTGGGGCTtgaaaagtttctattttagctaTCTTAGCTGCATCCAAAACACATGGAAGTATGGAACATTGACAAGTAATTGTTTTATGTCAATTTGAAGtttatttgataaaaaaaaatcataaaatcaagtttttcatttttttattggaaaatgTTTTTTCGGACATCATGAAGCCATGTCAATGATATTTGGGCTTGATTCTGTTTGTTGCAGTTGTTCTATGGGGTTAATTTAAATGTTTCACTCCAGtgtttgatttatttaatttgtGCAATAGTTTCATGCAAATTTTTGTCTGAGTATTTATTTCATCCTACTTTATTGACTTGTCTTACAACCAGAATTGACTTTCAATTGAAGAATTTATATGATATGTTTGCGATGATATGATGTAAACATGGACATATACCAAGTGATATATAAGATTTAGAGTTAAAAGAAtgtggaataaaataacattttcCCTCCTAAGAACTCCCTTAGTCCCAAGTGATTGCTGTGTAATAAAAATGTCTATTGTTGGAGTAAAATAATCAATTCCTCAAGTTTTTTGTGTTTCATTTTCAATAGGATCTAGAAATGGCAATTGTTCTTTGATTTTCAAGTTGGAttatttattcctttttgttGTAAAGATGATCCACACTTTTGGAGTCTTTCAAATTTTATGCTATGTCGTTATCGTATTGTTCTGTACTACTGCCACATTGTCTGCTCTGATTACTCAGAATACCATGGGACTGAAGTTCCCATAGGAAAGTAGGGGTGgtcatgtttctttttttttttttttgggggggggggggggagaggagctCCTCACTCCAGGAAAACTGTGTTGAAATAGGTAAAACCCTCTTAAACCTGTGTGTCAAACTTTCAAGCTTTTTCTGTAATATGATCTATCCACATATGGGAGAAAGTGAATCAATTATACTACCCTTAGAACTTAAGTGATACTAGTAAACTTACAGATACTTTCTTTCAGAGGAGAATAATTAATCCATAATTTTGGGTGGCACCCATAGTCATTGTGTTGCTTCCAGTTTCTTCGTGACCTTGAATATGGATCTTCAAATAATGATCTTCTGCCTCCGTTGGATCATGGCTGCATTCTATTCTTccctagattttttatttttaaattcccAGCTTCTCTATTTTAAAGTTTGAACTGTCCTGCTTTCCAAAATTTTGGTACGTGTATTGTATCTTTATGGTTCTatcatttttctgttttctaaAGCTGGTTGATTTTGTCACAGATCCTGACTGACGCAGCCTTATTAAAGCGACAAAAACTAGAGATAGAGGAACTCCGTAAGAAACTTCAGGTAATGAGTTGTTTCCATTTGGAGATGTGAGAGACTTGGAGCTTGTTAACATaacaaattttcctttttagggATCTCGTTTGGAGGTTCTGGAGCAAGAGATGTTGAAACTGCGTAATGAAATGCTCAAGGTAGATTATTGTTTCTAAACTCATTATTCTAAGTGCCTTGAACATGTTACTATTGTTTGTCATACGActaatacccccccccccccccggtaaaaaaaaaaaaaaagtatgaaaaagaACGTGAAAAGCTTGCACTGGAACTCGAGGATGAGAGGAGATCACATAAAGAACGAGATAGGTGTATCAGTGAACAACAGATGAAAATAGATAATCTTAGTAGCTTTGTTACTTGTTCAGAAATTGCTAGTAACTCAGCTCAGGTATGACTGCATTATCATATTCATGTTTTGCCTTTTTGGTTTCTAATGCTACCTACCATTTTGgtcaaattattattttttctcttattcatggctatttcatttattttcataTAGAGCAGCAGCGAACATTCTGTTCCGCATAGTGGATTGGACCTGGAGAACTGGGGGAAGGTAAAATATTTtctataataaatatatatttttttaatcttctgtACAGTAGCTAGTGTCATCTGGTCTGGGCCCTTGACCATTTTTAAGAATGTGCAATATTCATTTCTACATCATGTTGAAGGAAAGCATTCAAGTGAAATCAAATATACAAATCTATAAGAAATGTCGGCTTCTCCTTGAGTAGACAGGTAGTTTCTATGCCTAGATGCCTACTTAAATCCAGGCTGTCAAAACCTGTAAGCAATCAATTACCTATTCCAGGTTATTGCTCTGaggactttttttttaaaaccagaacATCATTCGATCTTGAGGACAATTGCATGTATCTTGACTTCGAGTCTTGAAACTCATAATTATTAATGACTTGTTCGTAGATAATTAGTGACAAACAATAAACtggattttcttaaaagggCCATGTCTGGGCTTAATTGGGTTTCCTGGTTTCAACTATTTCATAGGTCATGTTTATGCTGCCAAACCACATTCTACAGCTGTAGTTGTATGATGTGCTTCACTGTGGGAAGACTCTGTATGTTCTAAGCATATGACTTCTGATTCTTCTTAACTAGTGCGACATCCATTCTTTGCATCTTCTATGAACGATTGGTCTGTGATTcactttttttaattatttgatcaTGCATTGGGTTTTGCTTTTTTGGTAGTGAAAGCATTGATAAGTTTTGTGctcatttgttttctttaatcACTACTGATCCATGAAAATATTCATTGTTCCTATGTGTTTATTGTTGAAATCTTTAAGCATCTTATATACATCACTGACGCATAAATGCTTTTCTATGATTGTCTATCCATTGGTGAGAGCAGTTTTCTATAACACAGAgcttcaaggaagaagaaaaccacagGAGAATATCTGCAGATGCTTTTAGGACACCTTGTTTTAAAGCGACTCCTAATGCTTTTGTTGTAAAACGTTCAAATTATTCAAGGTTACCTGATTCTAGCCCAGTGCCAGATAACTTTTGTGATGTTGCTGATGAAGACATGTGGTTGAAACTGAACCAAGGCTTTACTACTGACCTTGATTCACTCCAGATTACTCCTAGCAGGAAACCACAGTCTTTGCCATCAAGTGCTGTATCTCCTGTGAGTTGTGTGTGAACCTTTTCTGGAAAATCTGTCTTCCTACACAATTTTCTTTTGCTGTCAAAATTTGTCCTTCACCTTTTGATATTGATAAATTGACACTAACTTAACTAAAATAGGAACTAGATGATTTTCTAATAGATGTGTTCCAGCAATATGAAATCATGCAAAAGTCGATGTCATCAACAGGAGCCCAAGTACTATGAATTTATCATTTATCATCATAATGTTTTTAGGCTGCATGGGCATTCATCAAATCAAGAGGACTGGGTGGACTTttgaaaatggggaaaaaaaaactatgctATCCTAGATTGTTGACAAAGAACATGGAGAATGAGTTAGACCTCTGAGTGTGTGTGTACCATATTGGAGCCACTTTTTTCTTGTACATTGTTTTCAATTGAGAAATACTCCTGGGTAGGGGTTTGAAATATTCAGACAAACCTTGGTTCGGGTTGGAGAAAGTGCCATGAACAGTGTCAAAGAACATTACCACATGGATCAATGATTTGGTTGGTCCTTGGACAGACTATTGGATAGATTAGAAATCCAAGGATGAGCCAATTGTCCTGTCATTGGCGGGAAATGGTCTagattcttcaattctttctttttccatttagCCAACtccatttgggctgaaacttgacaaatAGGGAACCAATTGTCCATAAAATTTTTGCCCCATCCGACTTGTGACGTGGCTGATCCATGTGCTGATGTGCCCATCTATAGATACCTTTTAAACATGACTATCCataaaacctgaaaaatatttatatgtaaataaaaaaaatgcatctgaatgtgtgtgcatgtgtgtttGTGTCTCCGGATATAACATATGATAGTTGCATTGGCTGGGCTCTACTGTGGCTCACTTTGGCGCCATGACAACTAGGAGGTCACCCCTGCTCACCTTTGCTTCCCAGGCCACTTCCAACATCAAACTGAACCTGGCTGTAAGAGAGCAATTGGCAAGCATTAACTAGCATTTAAAGTAAACCGACTATAGATGTTTGGGGCTGCTTATTCTCATCTTTGTTGGACTCATTTACAACTTTGCCAGGGTTATTCCATTGATTATTACAAAGAGGAAGTTCAGAACTTGAAGAGAAAATTGAAACATGCTATTGATGAAAAGAATGAACTTGAGGTGAGTGGTTTCATATTTCTCTCACCATTTCTAGgacttttatttgtttaaaacTTTTAGGCCCACAAATTTTTTTGGTGAGCTAATCAAAGATCTCTGTTTAGAAATGCAGATATTCCTCAGATTGTATAAAGATACTTTCATCATACAGTAACCTTAAGAGGGAATTCTGGTTTTGGTGGCAAAAATGAAGTAAAGGCTTGTTGGCGTTTATGTTCTTTTGCGGCccgggggtggggggtgggatGCTAAGCTTTCAAGTCTCCCTACTGGAACCACTACagctccccttccccctccttcATCCCCCCGccaccaaagaaagaagaaaatatcttttctctttttcaccTTTGGAAAAAGGGCAATGcaaaatctttttctttcaaaatgtGAAAATCTTCCACTTAGACCGGTGACTGATAATATTTTGCTTAGATATTAGACTTCAAAATTCCCCATAACCTGGTTCCAAGGCTGCTTGGTAAAAACTCTGTTAACTCTAGCCCAAATACATCATTGCCTGAGAATGACCAGCTGTGGTTCAAAGCCTAAGGATACAATTGATGCTTTGCTTTTATTGTATTGTGAAACTTCACaatttgtcccccccccccccccaatacttttcttttttcatacgCATTTCCATTGTGATTCTGATTAAGAATTATTAATCGTTTGAAGAttgatttaattaataaatattgCTCTAACCCTAAATAGAATTGTCTTGcctgtttttgtgttttttcataGTTTGAGCAGTTGCACATAGAATTAACTGAGGACATGGCATTTGGATGTCTTTAATCCTCCACATAGGAGATCTTAGTACATGGGACACTAGTTTGTTGTTAAGCCACATTGAATAATGAAATAGTTTTTTAGCATTGTTTGCTATATTGCATCAATATAGCAACTGCGCAATGGTACCTGTTTATCATAAAGCTCTATTCCCTTTGTTAgcatgttcatttttttgtttcttgttcaAATTTGGTGTTCAATACTTGATTCGTAGAGGTATAATTGCAATATGGATTAGCTTCTCATAATGACGTTTGTGCTTGTACCTGACTCCTCTTCCCCATGTTTTTACATTATGTGCAGAGAAATCATGCTAAACAACTACTTGTGAATGATCAACTGATGAGGGAGATGTCTGAACTTCAGCAAGAATCATTATTAATTCAAGAAATCCCACAGAAAATGTGTGAGTCTGTAGCAAACTGCAGGGATATTTATAAAGATGTTTTATCGATCATGCAGGTAATAAATTTATCtatgtttttctctctttaagATTTATTCGCCAGGATAGATTTGAGACAACTTAAATGGAGTTTTTCAATTACCTGAGCAGAGTTTTGTAGCTGATGAAAAATCAATGGCTGCGGAATTACTTTCAAGCACAAGAGAAATTGGTATAACCCTTTTCTCCACTTTAGAAACCCATTTTGGAATGGCTACTGGAGGTTATGAGGTTGCAACAGGGGAGAGTTCTCTAACTCGAGAGCAGCAAAAAGTGCTTCTTGAGTGTTTAAGTAACACAATTACAAATTTGGCATCTTCGGAAACACCAAATGTTGAGCATAAGTATTGGGGGACTGCAGCATGCATCAGTAAATATGAGGTAGCTGCCTCGTTACAATTATTGAAATGTCATTCTTCGTTTCTTATATTTTTCATCGTAATATTGgcaatttttgtttattttctggGTCTGATGTTTCTGTAGCTACATTGTCTGTCTAAATAATTCCTTGGGTGTGGTATTGGCTGTTCATTGTTCAAATAATCTCTTATCTCATTTTTTTAGAAAGATGAATTGTTCAATAATCCATGTAAATGTCGACCAAATTGGAAATTCAACAATGGTGATGTCCTGTATatgaatcttttttttaaaGGCTCCTGTGTAAATAACTTGCTGAGACATCTCAATTTGTATCATGTGAAGCGTTATTGTTTGTTTCCCCTCACACTTTGAACAACATGATTCAAAATGGTGTATCATTAAACAAACTAGCGCATATAAAAGtgtaaagtttaaaaaaaaaaaaaaaaaggatactaGAATACAGAAGCACTAACAAAGTATTTAAATTGGTGAATAGGTAAAGTCGATTAGACTGTTGGAAAGCAAGAGAGTTGAATTTGAAAGCAACAAAACTTCAATAGGAAGCTAGAAACTACCAAATACATGACATGGGACTTCCAGGTTTAGATTTTTTTGGTCCAGTTAGTAACCTCTTTATCAAATTTCCCGATAAATAGAACCTTTAATGGAATAGAATGAAAAGAGAGATGAAGGGATCACAGCTAGCTGTCAgaaaccatagttcaaaaataCTAGATTGAACTGGCAGGTAGCTTGCTCTAGTACTCAGTttctagttttccaactatgaatCCTGTGGTTAAATTGGAAAACTATAACCAGATCTTTTATCGGTTTGATGTCCTGTCTGTTTTTCGAAACCTGTCATTAGCAACGCTGGTTATGCTGTTTTCCTTTCTGCCTTTGCACATCAATAGTGCAGTGTAGGAAGATGATGTAGAACCTCTATGTTGCTTCCTGTGGATGTCTTTTCATTCTCCCTTTAATTATTCATTcttgaaatattgcattttctGAAGCTTGGCAGTGAGCTTAGCGCAATTACGGAGAAATACCAGTTCCTGGATAAAGAATTTCACTCCAATGGCAAGCTCTTGGAGGCTTCTATTGAAAGATGCCATCGCTTGGAAAGAGAGTGCAATCTAATGAAAGAGGAGAGGGCCTCTCTGGTTCAGAAACTATTGAAATCCTCAGAGAAACTTGAGCTGGTCACTGACCAGAATGAGAATGTCTTGAACGAGTTGAACTTCGAAATACAGAGGAGGAAGGACCTTGAGATTAAGGTAAAGCAGTTCAACCAGGATTTTGCTCAACGACGGAGGATCTTCATGTCTTTCCGTAGCGAGTTAAAATCACAAATGGAAAATTTCAAAGCCCATACACCCGCTCCAATATCAAAGCCACTTGAGTATTGAAGAGAGAGGTAGGTGGGTGCTTATTTTACTTTGTCCACAGTGCAGGTGCATTGTGATGGCTGTCTCCATGACTGCTGATGGATCTTGAATCCCCTTTGTTCGAGGACGGTTATGTGAGGCATTTGGTGGTTTATCTAAAATTGAATTATTTTGCTCCTTCCTATCTGTTGGTGGATCATCAATGATGATGCAACATTTCCATGTTGGTTGGTCTGGTCTGGTCCTACAGTTAACATGAGTTACGACATCCCTCAGAGTATGGTTCAATCTGCTCCTGCCCTGAGGGTGATGTCTTACCTAGTTTTTATTATGTTGACAATTCTTTATCCAAAAATGGAGGATAGCATATTGGGTCCTGAAATTCGTATGCTCCAGCAATATTTACCATTGCAGGCTTGCAGCAAATCAATCAGAAAACCAACCTTTGtaacccatctctctctctctctctcccccacccgccccccaaaaaaaaaaaaacccagaacaCCAATGTTTTCTTTCCTTGAGACGTCATTTATACATGGTAGGGTGAAGGTTTCATGTTGTCACACGTCATATGTTATATTTCCTTAATAAATTGAGGCATATGATGGCCATGGATAATAAATTTGGGTGTCAGATTCTTTGGTGTTTAATTAGGTTTGATCATCCAAAATTATCATAGTGCATTTTTGCATATGAAAAGCttttatgtacattttttgtgtattaaattttaatgaaaaattagATTAAGAGTTGAAAATATAGGTTCTCCAAATAATACGGCAGGTAATATGAATAATATAACAGAGATATGGAAAAATTTAAATTGATTAGCATATTTGCATACGTGACAATTATATTGCACTTTACCCACCCCAAcctcccccccccacccaaaaaaaaaaaaaaactgttataTTGCAGTACTTTTTTTCCCCCGAAGGGTGTGAGGGCTTGGGATGTCAAAATCAAAGATTACGGAGGGACCACATATAAGGGTATTAATTTGGGTCTAGAACTAGGAACTGTGCTGCTGAAACCCACAACCAATCTGTTCCATTACTAAATGGAATGGTATGGTTCTGGGATGGGTTTCCCTACGGTTACAAGATGAAAGACCAATAAGGAACTGGTTGAATTGGAACTGCTAGGATCTGTTTAAGATGTATACTTAatcttatttaatatttaatagtTATAATTTATAAAGTGTATGTCATAGTTATCAAGAAAACATTAGGGCTGAAGTTTTAACTATTTGTGTTTGAGAAGTTTGGACTTGTTTAACTATTCGACTTGTGATAAAAGAAGAACGTTGATGCCTCTAAAACTGAATAACTAGGTGACCCATCCACAGGACAAATGTACAGTTACTGCGGGTGACCTTACAGTAGTAGAGTTCAGAACAGATTTTACTATCAACTTGCTTAAATATGAGGTTCCGAACAATACTTTCTAGGGACATAGCTGATATTGCACTCTCTAAACGGTGAGAAGCAGAAGCAGGCTTGTTTAATATTTAAAAGAAGGATGAGGGAACACAGTTGCCAATGGCCATTGGTTAATAAATGACTCTTTGTAGAAGAAGACAATTCACCAGAACCTTGATTGCTGTCTTCTTATCATGAGGCTACAATGAAACAAACTTTCAATTCGAAATTAAACATTCAATCTGCCTCTGTTACTATCAGTAGCGTTTGGTGATGGGTACCCATGTTGCTAATGACAAAAGTTAAAGGCCGCAACTGGCAAGGGACCATTTTCCCCTCCTTCCTCTGATCCACTCTAAggcagagggagagagagagagagagagagagatgccttGAGTTGCAGTTTTAACTTGGCAGTTAGGAGCGATGGGAGAAAAAGTCAGCAGAGACTGGGAGAGATGGAGAGTTGTCTGCCTCGGAATTTTGAAGCattgattgataaaaataaCTTATGGCAGAGGGTTCCTACCAACGCAATCTGAATCATGTTATCTTCTATCGCCTCTTTCGGCTTGGATGATCGGTCCCACAACTGACGGATAAAACTAACTTATGGTAGAG harbors:
- the LOC122657453 gene encoding kinesin-like protein KIN-7N — translated: MEKICVAVRVRPAVSQEVPNGTFWKVEDNRISLHRPLGTPVSGASYAFDHVFDENCTNVKVYDLLAKDIIRSAVEGFNGTAFAYGQTSSGKTFTMNGSENDPGIIHLAVKDIFRNIQMQTDREFLVRVSYMEIYNEEINDLFAPENQKLQIHESLERGIFVSGLREEIVNNAEQLLKLIELGQANQHFGETNMNARSSRSHTIFRMVIESKGTDSISSGDYSSSDAIRVSVLNLVDLAGSERIAKTGAGGVRLKEGKHINKSLMILGNVIYKLSDGGKQRGHIPYRDSKLTRILQPALGGNAKTSIICTVAPEEVHIEETKGTLQFASRAKRITNCAQVNEILTDAALLKRQKLEIEELRKKLQGSRLEVLEQEMLKLRNEMLKYEKEREKLALELEDERRSHKERDRCISEQQMKIDNLSSFVTCSEIASNSAQSSSEHSVPHSGLDLENWGKFSITQSFKEEENHRRISADAFRTPCFKATPNAFVVKRSNYSRLPDSSPVPDNFCDVADEDMWLKLNQGFTTDLDSLQITPSRKPQSLPSSAVSPGYSIDYYKEEVQNLKRKLKHAIDEKNELERNHAKQLLVNDQLMREMSELQQESLLIQEIPQKMCESVANCRDIYKDVLSIMQSFVADEKSMAAELLSSTREIGITLFSTLETHFGMATGGYEVATGESSLTREQQKVLLECLSNTITNLASSETPNVEHKYWGTAACISKYEVAASLQLLKCHSSFLIFFIVILAIFVYFLGLMFL